One Opitutia bacterium DNA segment encodes these proteins:
- a CDS encoding esterase family protein, with amino-acid sequence MRTRRADFFRRFAALGAGVLAALVLRADGTPAAGKLIAGSCASTALGHVVDYVAYLPTGYDGASPRAYPTLYLLHGRGDTMQAWRQVTPLLDAMIAEGKIPPLIAIMPDAPSSRRAGYYVDSQFTGADDLPPGEAVETALTRDLVTHIDQTFRTKADRSERVVAGYSMGGYGAARFAFAHPETFATAIVLSPALYEPLPPTDSSVRAFGAFGRGPLRFDETIYRRLAEPWCARNASHPALRIFIAVGDDEPVRDAAGESLTTDAVRLHQRCRQQPNVTTQLRIVDGGHEWTVWRAGLAAGLLWSLGH; translated from the coding sequence ATGCGCACGCGGCGGGCTGATTTTTTTCGGCGCTTCGCGGCGCTGGGCGCGGGCGTCCTCGCGGCGCTCGTCTTGCGGGCGGACGGGACTCCGGCTGCCGGAAAACTCATCGCAGGCAGTTGCGCGTCGACCGCGCTCGGCCACGTGGTGGACTACGTCGCCTATCTGCCGACGGGCTACGACGGCGCGTCGCCCCGCGCTTATCCGACGCTCTACCTGTTGCACGGTCGTGGCGACACGATGCAGGCGTGGCGACAAGTGACGCCGTTGCTCGATGCCATGATTGCGGAGGGTAAAATTCCGCCGTTGATCGCGATCATGCCCGATGCGCCGTCGAGCCGACGCGCGGGCTACTATGTCGACTCCCAATTCACCGGTGCGGACGACTTGCCCCCCGGCGAAGCCGTGGAGACGGCCCTCACGCGCGATCTGGTGACGCATATCGATCAGACGTTCCGCACCAAAGCTGATCGCTCAGAACGCGTGGTCGCGGGGTATTCGATGGGCGGGTATGGTGCCGCGCGCTTCGCCTTCGCGCATCCGGAAACGTTCGCGACGGCCATCGTGCTGAGCCCTGCGCTCTATGAGCCGTTGCCGCCGACGGACTCGAGCGTGCGGGCCTTTGGTGCGTTTGGCCGCGGTCCGCTTCGCTTCGACGAGACGATCTACCGCCGGCTCGCTGAGCCTTGGTGTGCCCGCAACGCGTCCCACCCTGCGCTGCGCATCTTCATTGCGGTCGGCGACGACGAGCCCGTGCGCGACGCGGCGGGGGAGAGTCTCACGACCGACGCCGTGCGCTTGCACCAACGCTGCCGCCAGCAACCGAACGTGACGACGCAGCTGCGAATCGTCGACGGCGGCCACGAGTGGACGGTGTGGCGCGCCGGACTCGCCGCAGGGCTCCTGTGGAGTCTAGGTCACTGA
- a CDS encoding long-chain-fatty-acid--CoA ligase, whose translation MHGLMMRQPLLISSLLQHADRCHGTTEIVSRLPEGGLYRYDYRTAHRRARQLARALAALGVQRTDRVGTLAWNTHRHFEIYYAASGSGAVVHTINPRLSTEQLAYIVGHADDRVVFFDLAFLKQIEAIAPRCAHVRHWIALTDRAHLPASAVPLLCYEDVVAGESDDFEWPDLDELAAAALCYTSGTTGHPKGVLYTHRSTLLHAYAVSLPDSFGLSARDTVLPVVPMFHVNAWGIPYAAPLTGAKLVFPGAGLDGASLTELYTQEHVTFSCGVPTVWLGVLQHLEKTGQRLPRPHRTVIGGAALPPTLARALRDDHGIEVRHGWGMTELSPVGVVNTPTRRAPLDTRGDEPQRAQGRPLAGIELRVVDDDGRTVPHDGRSRGELLARGHWVCRSYFRGEGGDPLRDGGWFPTGDVATIDADGFLQIVDRTKDLVKSGGEWISSIELENAVTTHAAIAQAAVIGVAHEKWGERPLVIAVLKSGQAATAPEIIRHLESRVPKWWLPEDVVFVSALPVSGTGKVQKTVLRETYRGHCGVASRPG comes from the coding sequence ATGCATGGCCTGATGATGCGTCAGCCGTTGCTGATTTCGTCGTTGCTGCAACACGCCGACCGCTGCCACGGCACCACTGAAATCGTTTCCCGCCTCCCCGAAGGCGGCCTCTATCGCTACGACTACCGCACCGCCCACCGCCGCGCGCGCCAACTCGCCCGCGCGCTCGCCGCGCTCGGCGTCCAACGCACCGACCGCGTCGGCACGCTCGCGTGGAACACGCACCGACATTTCGAGATTTACTACGCCGCCTCCGGCTCCGGCGCCGTCGTGCACACGATCAATCCGCGCCTTTCGACCGAACAACTCGCCTACATCGTCGGCCACGCGGACGACCGCGTCGTGTTCTTCGACCTCGCGTTCCTGAAACAGATCGAGGCCATCGCGCCACGCTGTGCGCACGTGCGGCATTGGATCGCCCTCACCGACCGCGCGCACCTGCCGGCCAGCGCCGTGCCATTGCTCTGCTACGAGGATGTCGTCGCCGGCGAGAGCGACGACTTCGAGTGGCCCGACCTCGACGAACTCGCGGCCGCCGCGCTCTGCTACACCTCCGGCACCACCGGTCATCCCAAAGGCGTGCTCTACACGCATCGCTCCACGCTGCTGCACGCCTACGCCGTGAGCCTGCCCGACTCGTTCGGCCTCTCCGCACGCGACACCGTGCTGCCTGTCGTGCCGATGTTTCACGTCAACGCCTGGGGCATCCCCTACGCCGCGCCGCTCACCGGCGCGAAGCTCGTCTTCCCCGGCGCCGGCCTCGACGGCGCGAGCCTCACCGAGCTCTACACGCAGGAGCACGTCACGTTCTCCTGCGGCGTGCCGACCGTGTGGCTCGGCGTGTTGCAACACTTGGAGAAGACCGGCCAGCGCCTGCCCCGCCCGCACCGCACCGTCATCGGCGGCGCCGCACTGCCGCCGACCCTCGCGCGCGCCCTGCGCGACGACCACGGCATCGAAGTCCGCCACGGCTGGGGCATGACCGAACTCAGCCCCGTCGGAGTCGTGAACACGCCGACGCGGCGCGCGCCCCTCGACACACGCGGCGACGAACCGCAACGCGCCCAAGGCCGCCCGCTGGCCGGCATCGAGCTGCGCGTCGTGGATGACGACGGCCGCACCGTGCCGCACGACGGGCGCAGTCGCGGCGAGTTGCTCGCGCGCGGGCATTGGGTTTGCCGTAGCTACTTTCGCGGCGAAGGCGGCGACCCGCTGCGCGACGGCGGCTGGTTTCCGACTGGCGACGTCGCGACCATCGACGCCGACGGGTTCCTCCAGATCGTGGACCGCACGAAGGATCTCGTGAAATCCGGCGGCGAGTGGATCAGCTCCATCGAACTGGAAAACGCCGTCACCACGCACGCCGCAATTGCCCAAGCCGCCGTCATCGGCGTCGCGCACGAGAAATGGGGCGAGCGTCCGCTCGTCATCGCGGTGCTTAAGTCCGGCCAAGCCGCCACGGCGCCGGAAATCATCCGCCACCTCGAGTCGCGCGTGCCGAAGTGGTGGCTCCCGGAGGACGTCGTCTTCGTGTCCGCGCTGCCCGTCTCAGGCACCGGCAAGGTCCAAAAAACCGTCCTGCGCGAAACCTACCGCGGCCACTGCGGCGTCGCCAGCCGGCCTGGTTGA
- a CDS encoding aminotransferase class III-fold pyridoxal phosphate-dependent enzyme: MPTVLSPNPAGLPRTRAWWQRACAVAPGGTHTISKRVGQFAPADVFPAFLNKGHGAIVTDPDGNDYIDYIAALAPIILGYNHPEVNAAIRAQLDDGILFSLPGTLEVELAEKLCAIIPCAERVRLLKTGAEATAAAVRAARLVTGRGKVLTCGYHGWHDWWAITTKTGGIPPELAGYSIDFPFGDTAAFERKFTENKNELAAVILTPALYGTHPPAGFLETIRSCTAAAKIPLIFDEIITGFRWSLGGAQARYGVTPDLACFGKSMANGMPISALVGRAEWMDPIENNWISSTYSGELLSIRASLATIDVLSRDGFYPALHATARALHDGLVAITRRTGVRLTHGDAVPAVVFQPLVPRLSLAEIQTIVLSHAARHGVLLRRDPKGISLCLMAAHTPEQIAHTLAVIEEACGLLLAAPAARP, from the coding sequence ATGCCCACCGTGCTCAGCCCTAATCCCGCCGGCCTCCCGCGCACTCGCGCGTGGTGGCAGCGCGCCTGTGCCGTCGCACCCGGCGGCACGCACACCATCAGCAAACGCGTCGGCCAATTCGCTCCCGCCGATGTGTTCCCCGCGTTCCTGAACAAGGGCCACGGCGCCATCGTCACCGATCCCGACGGCAACGACTACATCGACTACATCGCCGCACTCGCCCCGATCATTCTCGGCTACAACCACCCCGAGGTGAACGCCGCCATTCGCGCCCAACTCGACGACGGCATCCTATTCTCCCTGCCCGGCACGCTCGAGGTCGAGCTCGCCGAAAAGCTCTGCGCCATCATCCCCTGCGCCGAACGCGTGCGCCTCCTCAAGACCGGCGCCGAAGCCACCGCCGCCGCCGTGCGCGCCGCGCGCCTCGTCACCGGCAGAGGCAAGGTCCTCACCTGCGGCTACCACGGCTGGCACGACTGGTGGGCGATCACGACCAAGACCGGCGGCATTCCGCCCGAACTCGCCGGCTACTCCATCGACTTTCCCTTCGGCGACACCGCTGCATTCGAGCGCAAGTTCACCGAAAACAAAAACGAACTCGCCGCCGTCATCCTCACGCCCGCGCTCTACGGCACGCACCCGCCGGCCGGCTTCCTCGAGACGATCCGCTCCTGCACCGCCGCGGCGAAAATCCCGCTCATCTTCGACGAGATCATCACCGGCTTCCGCTGGAGCCTCGGCGGCGCGCAAGCGCGCTACGGCGTCACGCCCGACCTCGCCTGCTTCGGCAAGAGCATGGCCAACGGCATGCCCATCTCCGCGCTCGTCGGCCGCGCCGAGTGGATGGACCCGATCGAGAACAACTGGATCAGTTCCACCTACTCCGGCGAACTGCTCTCGATCCGCGCCTCGCTCGCCACGATCGACGTGCTCTCGCGTGACGGTTTCTATCCCGCGCTGCACGCCACCGCGCGAGCGTTGCACGACGGGCTCGTCGCGATCACGCGCCGCACCGGTGTGCGGCTCACGCACGGCGACGCCGTGCCGGCGGTCGTTTTCCAACCGCTGGTTCCCAGACTCTCGCTCGCCGAAATCCAGACCATCGTGCTCAGCCACGCCGCACGGCACGGCGTCCTGCTCCGCCGCGACCCCAAGGGCATTTCGCTCTGCCTCATGGCCGCGCACACACCCGAGCAAATTGCGCACACCCTCGCCGTGATCGAGGAAGCCTGCGGCCTGCTCCTCGCCGCGCCCGCCGCCCGGCCCTGA
- a CDS encoding TonB-dependent receptor: MNTSPLASPSPVSRLALCSLGLLVGLALALPAIAQTAAPDSTATSPRGDTYSLDPFVVNADPSKYLASEVGTGSRYAVAIKDIPFPVTLLDRAMMDDFLAYDFNDAASFASSFSPSEGTGRFFMRGIASRSTYINGVRDTGLFGTAFVERIELIRGANAAIYGQTEPSGLRNVVLLKPRAKREVQARITVGTDDYSRYYFGANDVFADGKLAVRVDAYREDSKQRAINYWNSRQKGAYTAGRWQVTRKTTIEYSAETIESRSPSTITQPVAQDAVTKAVLGIVGVQDIAAFPREQYYGQTFVGSASFNQLKVNAGDLSISHTFNSHLSSRLVVNHGTRQQNVLGVNGTPVVDTATLSTASIANKTSWIQYYEDLYEKQTVAQLDLLAQFELGPTKHKLLATYDYLTVKNEDMVLAQVLPAERVDAADYSRIGPILSIPPYLTDSLRNRVDDRTIRGLLVSERAILFQDRLHLLIGARRDEIEQTLTPRKFTAGAQVPQTAQVQPKITATTLQSGLLFKPKENISLYANYSESFNPGSATDLDYNGNPIGNQEGEGLEAGIKASLLDSHLNFTAGVFRIEKSNLPFTATNAAGVSLPPASGIGSYKVTGAQRSQGVEFDLTYIPSRSWLLGVSYGKNNVHWAEISPLAPRSQSLVGRPPEGVPLENLAVTTRYEFASGTFKGLNVRAAARYQGQAAISPSIVDASGNMFFIPSYTLWDFGVGYGWKALGFKHRLDVNVRNAFDKEYYRGGPFAGIPRELYLSYEVRF, from the coding sequence ATGAACACATCACCTCTCGCCTCGCCGTCCCCCGTGAGTCGCCTCGCCCTCTGTTCACTCGGCCTCCTCGTCGGTCTCGCGCTCGCGCTTCCCGCGATCGCGCAAACCGCCGCACCCGACTCCACCGCCACGTCGCCGCGCGGCGACACCTACTCGCTCGATCCGTTCGTCGTGAACGCCGACCCGTCCAAATACCTCGCGTCCGAGGTCGGCACCGGCTCCCGCTACGCCGTCGCGATTAAAGACATTCCCTTTCCCGTCACACTGCTCGACCGCGCAATGATGGACGACTTCCTCGCCTACGACTTCAACGACGCGGCGTCCTTCGCCAGCTCGTTCAGTCCGTCCGAGGGCACCGGCCGGTTCTTCATGCGCGGCATCGCCAGCCGCAGCACCTACATCAACGGCGTGCGCGACACCGGCCTCTTCGGCACCGCCTTCGTCGAGCGCATCGAACTCATCCGCGGCGCCAACGCCGCCATCTACGGCCAAACGGAGCCCTCCGGCCTGCGCAACGTCGTCCTGCTCAAGCCGCGCGCCAAACGCGAGGTCCAGGCGCGCATCACCGTCGGCACCGACGACTACTCGCGCTATTACTTCGGCGCGAACGACGTCTTCGCCGACGGTAAACTTGCCGTCCGCGTCGACGCTTACCGCGAGGACTCGAAGCAGCGCGCGATCAACTACTGGAACTCCCGCCAAAAAGGCGCCTACACCGCCGGCCGCTGGCAGGTCACGCGCAAGACCACGATCGAATACAGCGCCGAAACCATCGAGTCGCGCTCGCCCTCGACCATCACGCAGCCGGTCGCGCAGGACGCCGTGACGAAAGCCGTCCTGGGCATCGTCGGCGTGCAGGACATCGCCGCCTTCCCGCGCGAGCAATACTACGGCCAGACGTTCGTCGGCTCCGCGAGCTTCAACCAGCTCAAGGTCAACGCCGGCGACCTCAGCATCAGCCACACGTTCAACTCCCACCTCTCCTCGCGCCTCGTCGTCAACCACGGCACGCGCCAGCAAAACGTCCTCGGCGTCAACGGCACGCCCGTCGTCGACACCGCCACGCTCTCCACCGCGTCGATCGCGAACAAGACCAGCTGGATCCAATACTACGAGGATCTCTACGAAAAGCAGACCGTCGCCCAGCTCGACCTCCTCGCCCAATTCGAACTCGGCCCGACCAAGCACAAGCTCCTCGCCACCTACGACTATCTCACGGTGAAAAACGAGGACATGGTCCTCGCCCAGGTTCTCCCCGCCGAACGCGTCGACGCCGCCGACTACTCGCGCATCGGGCCCATCCTCTCGATCCCGCCCTACCTCACCGACTCGCTCCGCAACCGCGTCGACGACCGCACCATTCGCGGCCTCCTCGTCAGCGAGCGCGCCATCCTCTTCCAGGATCGCCTGCATCTCCTCATCGGCGCGCGCCGCGACGAGATCGAGCAGACGCTCACGCCGCGCAAATTCACCGCCGGCGCGCAAGTGCCCCAGACCGCGCAAGTGCAGCCGAAGATCACCGCCACCACGCTCCAGTCCGGCCTGCTCTTCAAACCCAAGGAAAACATCTCGCTCTACGCCAACTACAGCGAGTCGTTCAACCCCGGCTCCGCCACCGACCTCGACTACAACGGCAATCCCATCGGCAACCAGGAAGGCGAAGGCCTCGAGGCCGGCATCAAGGCCAGCCTCCTCGACTCGCACCTGAACTTCACCGCCGGCGTCTTCCGCATCGAGAAATCCAACCTTCCGTTCACCGCCACCAACGCCGCCGGCGTCTCGCTCCCACCCGCGAGCGGCATCGGCAGCTACAAGGTCACCGGCGCGCAACGCTCCCAAGGCGTCGAGTTCGACCTCACCTACATCCCGTCGCGCTCATGGCTCCTCGGCGTTTCCTACGGCAAGAACAACGTCCACTGGGCCGAAATCTCGCCGCTCGCCCCGCGCTCGCAATCACTCGTCGGCCGCCCGCCCGAAGGCGTGCCGCTGGAAAACCTCGCCGTCACCACGCGCTACGAGTTCGCCTCCGGCACGTTCAAGGGCCTCAACGTCCGCGCCGCCGCGCGCTACCAAGGCCAGGCCGCAATCTCGCCGTCCATCGTGGACGCCTCCGGCAACATGTTCTTCATTCCGAGCTACACGCTCTGGGATTTCGGCGTCGGCTACGGTTGGAAGGCGCTCGGCTTCAAGCACCGCCTCGACGTGAACGTCCGCAACGCCTTCGACAAGGAATACTATCGCGGCGGCCCCTTCGCCGGCATCCCGCGCGAACTCTACCTCAGCTACGAAGTGCGCTTCTGA
- a CDS encoding amidohydrolase family protein yields the protein MNAPDPFAAAALAASPIERELILDIHAHVDAWAAADGDTSPYWPRSAVSLLAAAERVGVRHLTFSHLNALRATLAADLEAAHADSELVVRRSAGRLTAHLVLHPHFPRETAARLDALKPGEIFVGAKLHGELHDVRLQSRVLTPLLERCEVHRLSVLVHLHPADTVADLAAIARRHPRLNFLCAHLRPRPDEAATLFAAHANIFTDTSLSQSLPGAVEDFVAATGADRLLYGSDATYLSVGAQFSKVALARLPLEAKRRVFAHNALRAFPLLAAHTGFPQSP from the coding sequence ATGAACGCGCCCGATCCCTTCGCCGCCGCCGCCCTCGCCGCCTCACCGATCGAGCGCGAACTCATCCTCGACATCCACGCGCACGTCGACGCGTGGGCCGCCGCCGATGGCGACACTTCGCCCTACTGGCCGCGTTCCGCCGTCTCGCTGCTCGCCGCCGCCGAACGCGTCGGCGTGCGCCATCTCACCTTCAGCCACCTCAACGCCCTCCGCGCCACGCTCGCCGCCGATCTCGAAGCCGCGCACGCCGACAGCGAGTTGGTCGTCCGGCGCAGCGCCGGCCGCCTCACCGCGCACCTGGTGCTGCATCCGCATTTCCCGCGCGAAACCGCGGCGCGCCTCGACGCTCTGAAACCGGGCGAAATCTTCGTCGGCGCCAAGCTCCACGGCGAACTGCACGACGTGCGCCTCCAATCCCGCGTGCTCACGCCGCTCCTCGAGCGCTGCGAGGTCCACCGTCTGTCCGTGCTCGTGCACCTGCACCCGGCCGACACCGTCGCCGACCTCGCCGCCATCGCGCGCCGCCACCCGCGCCTGAATTTCCTCTGCGCGCACCTTCGTCCCCGTCCCGACGAGGCCGCGACGCTCTTCGCCGCGCACGCGAATATCTTCACCGACACCTCGCTCTCGCAGAGCCTGCCGGGCGCGGTCGAGGACTTCGTCGCCGCCACCGGCGCCGACCGCCTGCTCTACGGCAGCGACGCCACCTACCTCAGCGTCGGCGCGCAGTTTTCCAAAGTCGCGCTCGCTCGCCTGCCGCTCGAAGCAAAGCGCCGCGTCTTCGCGCACAACGCCCTTCGCGCCTTCCCGCTGCTCGCTGCCCACACCGGCTTTCCTCAGTCGCCCTAA